From one Eucalyptus grandis isolate ANBG69807.140 chromosome 9, ASM1654582v1, whole genome shotgun sequence genomic stretch:
- the LOC104418571 gene encoding CLK4-associating serine/arginine rich protein isoform X2 yields the protein MWHEARRSEKKVHDMMDAARKRAQRRAVFLAKRRGDPQQSIQAVGSRCRMYRDDGLYQATQDQQGLIPWNGKEDILIDRFDGRALLDFIRESKHSRVKEKSEEEEELEEFVNFERYRDLVKHRRRGLTDVEGLQHVNQEMEAKTTALFASDRTQQPQPPASKGSYSQVGFSYDMDGKEENAYSDGDDDEEEEDDDDEDVDEDFNSDDSNDEGMDAIAKDFGVKRYGWLVHMDKKAKEEEKRQKEVIKGDPAIRKLSRKERRKASQIEREKEREAARVTGTRVLHHDPYRETRRSPTYDAYPRSRRSRSRSPSYSPSYSRRYGRGSHANDGHRSKPKTPKIEFITEFGGSGDSGGPKLEGLSPPSSPPSQADVPNRPSSSHILEALHVDPASGVSLDKEKNAKQKPSASTSSALAKLTKGTSGGPSKQGEKRETPQERLKRIMSKQLNKQIKKDTAAEMAKKREQERQRLEKIAETNRVSRYRHRSRSRSYSRSPPRYRRSRSPSRSRSSRRYYSRSRSRSRSRSPSRSRSRSPSRARSRSQSVSRSPRVRSRSRY from the exons ATGTGGCACGAGGCGCGGCGGTCGGAGAAGAAGGTGCACGACATGATGGACGCGGCCCGCAAGAGGGCCCAGCGGCGGGCCGTGTTCCTGGCCAAGAGGCGCGGCGACCCGCAGCAGTCGATCCAGGCCGTCGGCTCCCGGTGCCGCATGTACCGCGACGACGGCCTCTACCAGGCCACCCAGGACCAGCAAGGATT gaTACCATGGAATGGGAAAGAGGATATTCTAATTGACAG ATTTGATGGACGTGCACTGCTTGATTTTATTCGGGAGTCAAAGCACTCTCGGGTTAAGGAAAAGtcagaagaggaggaagaactAGAGGAGTTTGTTAATTTTGAGCGTTATCGGGATTTAGTTAAGCATCGACGTAGAGGAT TAACGGATGTGGAGGGTTTGCAACATGTGAATCAAGAAATGGAAGCAAAAACTACTGCTTTATTTGCATCTGACAG AACTCAGCAGCCACAGCCTCCTGCAAGCAAGGGCTCCTATTCACAGGTGGGATTCTCTTATGACATGGATGGGAAGGAGGAAAATGCTTATTcagatggtgatgatgatgaggaggaggaggatgacgaTGATGAAGATGTAGATGAAGATTTTAACAGTGACGATAGTAATGATGAAGGTATGGATGCAATTGCAAAAGACTTTGGAGTGAAAAGGTATGGCTGGCTTGTCCATATGGATAAAAAGGctaaagaggaagagaaaaggcaaaaggaAGTCATCAAAGGCGATCCTGCAATT AGAAAGCTCAGTCGAAAGGAGAGGAGGAAGGCTTCTCAAATTGAAAGGGAGAAGGAAAGGGAAGCTGCCCGCGTAACAGGGACCCGAGTTCTTCATCATGATCCCTACCG GGAGACTAGACGAAGTCCAACTTATGATGCTTATCCCCGTTCTCGAAG ATCCAGATCGAGGTCACCGTCATATTCACCGTCATACTCCAGGCGTTATGGTCGTGGATCACACGCTAATGATGGTCATAGAAGCAAGCCAAAAACTCCTAAGATAGAGTTTATTACTGAATTTGGGGGCTCTGGTGATTCAGGGGGACCAAAGCTTGAAGGACTTTCTCCACCATCATCTCCTCCATCTCAGGCTGATGTGCCTAACCG GCCATCATCCAGTCACATACTTGAAGCCCTGCATGTAGATCCTGCATCTGGGGTGTCCCTTGACAAGGAAAAGAATGCTAAACAGAAACCATCAGCGAG CACTTCTTCGGCTTTAGCAAAGTTAACAAAAGGAACATCTGGGGGGCCATCAAAACAGGGAGAGAAAAGGGAAACTCCTCAAGAGCGATTAAAGAGAATAATGAGTAAACAGCTGAACAAGCAAA TTAAGAAAGATACTGCTGCTGAAATGGCAAAGAAACGGGAACAGGAGCGACAAAGGCTGGAGAAGATAGCAGAAACAAACCGAGTAAGTCGCTACAGACATCGGAGCCGCAGCAGAAGCTACAGCCGTTCCCCTCCAAG GTATAGGCGCAGTAGAAGTCCTAGTAGAAGCAGGAGTTCCCGAAGATATTACTCTCGATCTCGTTCACGCTCTCGTTCACGTTCCCCTTCACGTTCCCGGTCTCGTTCCCCATCTCGTGCCCGCTCTCGCTCTCAATCTGTGTCTCGATCTCCAAG GGTAAGAAGCCGATCAAGGTACTGA
- the LOC104418571 gene encoding CLK4-associating serine/arginine rich protein isoform X1, producing MWHEARRSEKKVHDMMDAARKRAQRRAVFLAKRRGDPQQSIQAVGSRCRMYRDDGLYQATQDQQGLIPWNGKEDILIDRFDGRALLDFIRESKHSRVKEKSEEEEELEEFVNFERYRDLVKHRRRGLTDVEGLQHVNQEMEAKTTALFASDRTQQPQPPASKGSYSQVGFSYDMDGKEENAYSDGDDDEEEEDDDDEDVDEDFNSDDSNDEGMDAIAKDFGVKRYGWLVHMDKKAKEEEKRQKEVIKGDPAIRKLSRKERRKASQIEREKEREAARVTGTRVLHHDPYRETRRSPTYDAYPRSRRSRSRSPSYSPSYSRRYGRGSHANDGHRSKPKTPKIEFITEFGGSGDSGGPKLEGLSPPSSPPSQADVPNRPSSSHILEALHVDPASGVSLDKEKNAKQKPSASTSSALAKLTKGTSGGPSKQGEKRETPQERLKRIMSKQLNKQIKKDTAAEMAKKREQERQRLEKIAETNRVSRYRHRSRSRSYSRSPPRRYRRSRSPSRSRSSRRYYSRSRSRSRSRSPSRSRSRSPSRARSRSQSVSRSPRVRSRSRY from the exons ATGTGGCACGAGGCGCGGCGGTCGGAGAAGAAGGTGCACGACATGATGGACGCGGCCCGCAAGAGGGCCCAGCGGCGGGCCGTGTTCCTGGCCAAGAGGCGCGGCGACCCGCAGCAGTCGATCCAGGCCGTCGGCTCCCGGTGCCGCATGTACCGCGACGACGGCCTCTACCAGGCCACCCAGGACCAGCAAGGATT gaTACCATGGAATGGGAAAGAGGATATTCTAATTGACAG ATTTGATGGACGTGCACTGCTTGATTTTATTCGGGAGTCAAAGCACTCTCGGGTTAAGGAAAAGtcagaagaggaggaagaactAGAGGAGTTTGTTAATTTTGAGCGTTATCGGGATTTAGTTAAGCATCGACGTAGAGGAT TAACGGATGTGGAGGGTTTGCAACATGTGAATCAAGAAATGGAAGCAAAAACTACTGCTTTATTTGCATCTGACAG AACTCAGCAGCCACAGCCTCCTGCAAGCAAGGGCTCCTATTCACAGGTGGGATTCTCTTATGACATGGATGGGAAGGAGGAAAATGCTTATTcagatggtgatgatgatgaggaggaggaggatgacgaTGATGAAGATGTAGATGAAGATTTTAACAGTGACGATAGTAATGATGAAGGTATGGATGCAATTGCAAAAGACTTTGGAGTGAAAAGGTATGGCTGGCTTGTCCATATGGATAAAAAGGctaaagaggaagagaaaaggcaaaaggaAGTCATCAAAGGCGATCCTGCAATT AGAAAGCTCAGTCGAAAGGAGAGGAGGAAGGCTTCTCAAATTGAAAGGGAGAAGGAAAGGGAAGCTGCCCGCGTAACAGGGACCCGAGTTCTTCATCATGATCCCTACCG GGAGACTAGACGAAGTCCAACTTATGATGCTTATCCCCGTTCTCGAAG ATCCAGATCGAGGTCACCGTCATATTCACCGTCATACTCCAGGCGTTATGGTCGTGGATCACACGCTAATGATGGTCATAGAAGCAAGCCAAAAACTCCTAAGATAGAGTTTATTACTGAATTTGGGGGCTCTGGTGATTCAGGGGGACCAAAGCTTGAAGGACTTTCTCCACCATCATCTCCTCCATCTCAGGCTGATGTGCCTAACCG GCCATCATCCAGTCACATACTTGAAGCCCTGCATGTAGATCCTGCATCTGGGGTGTCCCTTGACAAGGAAAAGAATGCTAAACAGAAACCATCAGCGAG CACTTCTTCGGCTTTAGCAAAGTTAACAAAAGGAACATCTGGGGGGCCATCAAAACAGGGAGAGAAAAGGGAAACTCCTCAAGAGCGATTAAAGAGAATAATGAGTAAACAGCTGAACAAGCAAA TTAAGAAAGATACTGCTGCTGAAATGGCAAAGAAACGGGAACAGGAGCGACAAAGGCTGGAGAAGATAGCAGAAACAAACCGAGTAAGTCGCTACAGACATCGGAGCCGCAGCAGAAGCTACAGCCGTTCCCCTCCAAG AAGGTATAGGCGCAGTAGAAGTCCTAGTAGAAGCAGGAGTTCCCGAAGATATTACTCTCGATCTCGTTCACGCTCTCGTTCACGTTCCCCTTCACGTTCCCGGTCTCGTTCCCCATCTCGTGCCCGCTCTCGCTCTCAATCTGTGTCTCGATCTCCAAG GGTAAGAAGCCGATCAAGGTACTGA